Proteins from one Anopheles nili chromosome 2, idAnoNiliSN_F5_01, whole genome shotgun sequence genomic window:
- the LOC128723338 gene encoding pheromone-binding protein-related protein 6-like, with protein MATFGVGQHRLLLGLLLMVGQDFSTRHVLADTPRRDANYPPPELLEKMKPMHDACVTETGVSEDAIKRFSDQDIHEDDALKCYMNCLFQQAGVVNDKGEFHYVKTQDFLPESMHLITLNWFKRCLYPVGETACEKAFWLNSCWKAKDPVHYFLP; from the exons ATGGCTACCTTTGGCGTAGGGCAACACCGACTGTTGCTGgggttgctgttgatggttggacaggatttttccacccggcacGTGCTCGCTGACACGCCGAGACGGGACGCGAAC TATCCACCCCCGGAGTTGCTGGAAAAGATGAAACCGATGCACGATGCGTGCGTAACCGAGACGGGTGTCTCCGAGG ACGCTATCAAGCGGTTCAGCGATCAGGACATCCACGAGGACGACGCGCTCAAGTGCTACATGAATTGTCTGTTCCAGCAGGCGGGCGTCGTGAACGATAAGGGCGAGTTTCACTACGTCAAGACACAGGACTTTCTGCCCGAGTCGATGCACCTGATCACGCTCAACTGGTTCAAGCGGTGCCTGTACCCGGTGGGTGAGACCGCCTGCGAGAAGGCGTTCTGGTTGAACAGCTGCTGGAAGGCGAAGGATCCGGTGCACTACTTCCTGCCGTAA